The window ctctctcgttttctgcttACGCAATCGCGTAGCCCGTGACGAGGAGCGCCTGTGCGGTGATTTCGAAGAGTCCCTCTTGGGTGAGTTTGAGCACTTCGGGGAGTGTTtcgagaaggaagtcgaTCTTCGCAGCCCAGCCGTCGCGTGGCGCGACCCACTCTTCTTCGACTTcatcgccgctgtctccgtttgtctccgccgcctgcgtcttcccgccttcgccccggAGGCTGTGGGGATGGCTGAAGCCGCCGAGCATCCCGTGCGTGCTGCGCCGcgccttcggcttctccgAGGCTCCTCGGAGAAGCCTAGCGTCGGCGCCCTcagcgccgtcgccctcgggcGTTTCGGCGCAGAACTGCGGGGAGATTTGAGAGGCGAGTCGCGGGTCGACGAGGTGCTCGAGAAGCGCGACGAGACCGGCCTTGGTGCTCTGCAGAACGacttcgctgccttctctcgcggcagGAAAGCCTGCATTTCGGGCCCCCGTGGCGTcgccgagaagcgacgcaaCCGAGGCCAACGAGGTGGAGACGAGCACGCCAAAGTGCCGGCCGCCGCGGACGCTGCCGCGCTCCCTCGAAAAGGGCGCTACACGGGACGGCGGAAAGCCGGACGAATCCCGCGAGTCCAAGCCGGAGAGcagcgaagcggcgacgaCGTGCAGCGCAGCGAGACGCACCGCCGAGCCGTTCGCGGCGTCGGTCagacaggcgacgaggagaggcgcgcagctgGCCAAGCAGCGAGGTGCGCTTCCAGGCGCAGCGAAAAGCGCGTcgtggaggaggcgcagagaggccaggcgcgtcgtcgccttcgagCCTGCCAAGCGCCGGGCCACTGCCGAGACGATCTGAAAGagcgcgacgcagaaagggGGAATATCGCGGATGGCACGCAGACCTCAGGAAGTCGGGACGCGCGCCTACGCCACAGCGGCGCATGTAGTGGGCAAACCCCGGCTCAAACCTacacgaggagaaagacacagtAAAGGAGGTGCGCCTGGCAAACAAATATAACcagggagacgggagaacAGTTGAGGAAGCGATCGCGTCTTGCGACTGAgcggggaaaacagagagttGACGCGGAGGGGAGCAGGTGCGGATATTCCGAGTTCGGGCAGgcaaatgcggagtgcaAACGAGCACGTTTTTCTTGGGCGACTTTttttgcctcgctctctcgtcctcgtctggCCCCTTGCTTCGCTTTGTTCCGGTTCTTTGCAGGTTccgcgcgtcgtcgctcACCGAGGGCAGTGCGCGGTCGAGAGGCTTTCCTGTCACTTTCATTCTCTTCAGCGCACGTCGTCCATCTCGCCCCTCTCGTTCGCCGGACAGCTCCTCTTCGgggctctcgcgtttttccccggcaggggacgcaggcgaaaacggcgCAGGGTTGAGTCCGAAGGCCCGCGACCGCAGCGTCGCTCGCAGCATCTCGTCGACTGTTTCCAAGGCTTCTTCAGGGGTCTCGTCTCGCCCGTTCACGGCCCGCAAAAGAACAGGCAAGAATTTTCCGTAGTAAACGTCCTGGCGCTCTGGAAACGCCTGGACCTCTGTCTTGAGAACCTgcaagagaacgagaaacacgCATGCCGAAGCAAGATGCCTAGGGATGCCCAGCTGAAaatatatattcatatatatatatatatatatatatatacgtgcataggtatacgtatatatgtatttgtatcTTTATAAACTGATAACAGACATGTAGGCAGGTCGGGGAAAGGATGAGACGTCCCAGTGGGTCAGGTCCACCTCAGCTTTGAGTTCCCAGCATTTGTGGCAAGGAGGCAGGGCGGTTCTGTCTCACCTTCATTGCGCCTTTTCGGACTCTCCAGGACGTATCATcatcttcgtcgtcgtcgttgAAGTCAAAATCCCTTTCGTAGCCGAGAGCGTCGTCTTCGAAGCacgcctcttctgcgtcgatCGCtgtgtctgcgtcttcggTGTAGTAGCAGTTCGGGAAGTAGGTGAGGAGTCTGTGAAGGAGATTGTCGAGGAGATCTAAGTAAGGAGTCATCTTCTCTGGGCACCTGAGGAGAAAGGCTTCCAGAGCACCTAGACATAGCTCGACAAGTTCGTGCTGCGCGTCGGAGCTGTACGCGGCAGCGTCGAATCCCGGCGGAACGGCGCCTGGTTCTGTACCCTTTCGGGCGTCggcgtcgttttcttttttttctcgctcttcacaCGGCGGCACATTCTTCGTAAtcaaggagaagaacagagccGTCATTTCGTCCACGTAaggcgcgagcgaagcggcGTCCAGGTGGCGAACCACGTGGCCGATCGCTTGCGCGGAGAAACGCAAAGACGCAGCCGACGAAGACACTTCTGCAAGCAGccggcgaaagagagactgcCGAGACACCGCCGGAAGCTGcgcgcacatgcacagagaagacgagcgcaAAGTAGACAGGAAAGGACGGAACCAGACGGCAGCACAACCGGCTGTCAtgtctgcgcatgcgcctcgcgGTGTCGACCTTTCGGGACAAGGAGCGCCTGCAGCGTTGCATCTCGATCGAAACGCACGACGCGGTCGGGTGTGACCCTTTTTGCCTCGCCTCGGCCATGGCCTCGCTCGCTTACCACCACTGCGAACGGGCCGAGCGCAgtcgctgccttcttcttcacagAGGCGGGGAACATCGGCGATCGCAGAATCTCGAGAAGGGCCAGGAGCAGGTCGGAGCCGGCTCTGCTCCAGATGCCTTTCCGGTCGcgaaagcgacgcagagcTTCCGACAGCAActccagcgcctcttcctccacgcCTCGCGGCTGCCTGGCAGCGCTGGCCAAGCTGCGCGTCAACCTGGAAAGGGGAACAAGTCCAGCCTCAGCATGCAGCCGGCCTTCCGAGCCAGGGGCGCAAGGGGCGACTCTCCACACAGCGCGCAGAGCTGTGCACGAGAGCCGGGAAACAAAGAAGGAGGACGGCGAATTCCAATGAGGGCGCAAACGTCCCTCCCCATGGCGCTTCACCTTCAACGAACCTTCAGCAAAaaaggagaccgagagagagaacaagagggaggagagggaggagagggaggagagggaggagagggaggacacagtggagagggagaaaagtcagaaggggagacggtgagggagaaggagagaaagacaggtaggtagaaagagagagaggagagagaaaacgagacgcaACTTACTCGGGGAGGACACTTATGGCGAACACACTTGCGGCAGCCTGAGGCAGTTCTCCAATTGCTCCTGCAGTACAGCGAAGAATGTCGCGAAAACTGTTATCTCTTCTCGAGGAAAACAGATACCGGCGTTCACTCCGTGTGTTTCTCCCGGCGTGCCCAGTTTTCCACGTCCGTCGTCCCCCGTGGATCTGAAGACTCccctgtcgtcttctcccgttctttcttcgcttctttaGCTGCTTCACTCAGGCCAGAGCGGGGGCGTCCCGTCTTCCCTATTTTTGTTTTCGAAAGCGAGACGACCGGGcccgggaaaacgcgtctcgCAATCtacatgcgcatgcgccaaCATGCTACATATTTTCACTCTTATCTTTGTCTCtacgcaaagagagagatgaatgTCACGTCTGACACGGAGGTAGGCGACATGTTCTGCAAACGCCCCAACGGCCTGTCCCTCGCTGTGCCGATATCCTTTGCTCTACAGATAGCAATATAGAGATGGACAGATTGGGGTACGTAGCGATAGGTAGACgtatatagacagataggGATAGATACAGAAGGTCTATCTAGAGGCTCAGAGTAGCATCGACCGGCAGGTATACATTTATAGCTCGATTGAGAGGCCTAGATAGACTCCCCGGCTtagacgaagagggaaatccatataggtagataggtAGACAGATGGACATGCACATGTGTAGCCACATcgctgcatatatatatatatatatatatgaagataTATTTGCTTAATTATACGTGTTGAGTAGAGCCCTTGCGTTACCTTTGAGGCACGCAGCGTAGATGTCCCGGACGGGGTTGTTTGAGTCGAGGGCCGACCGGACAAGCTGCGTCAGCACACTTGCAACATTTTCCTCCGTCAGGCGCGAGGTGAATTTGGACAAACATTTCGCCTGCAGACATGCGCCGACATGCAGTCTCGAAACTTACAGACACTTGTACATTTAGCGACAGGAATCTCTACCTttatatacgtgtatatatacacagtTGCCGGTCGGTACACATCGATAAAGTGCACtcatgtaaatatatatgtatatatacatataagCCTATGAACACATTCACCTCTATTGCGTCACTCGtgtacacaaatatatacactTATAGACaagtatgtatgtatgtatgtatgtatgtatgtatgtatgtatgtatatatatatatatatatatatggatatgtgGTAAAAGAGACCCTCAACCGGGCGCATGCGTATACGCATAGACTGGCGAGAATCAGGGTGAAGGCGAGGTTCTTCGTAGTCCAGATCTTTATTTTCCACTCTCGCAGGTTGCCTTTCCTCAACACATGCAGCCACGTTAGAGTTATTCGGCACGAATTTGCGCTCGAGCAACGCGACGCTGGCGATTCGCGCCAGGTTCCCGATCACCAGAACACGTCTACACATCCACACAGATATTTATGCATTCGTTTACAAATGTAAATACATGCATAAATATAACTATAAATGACgcacatctatctatatctatttacatatttgtatgtatacataccTGCCAAGACGCACATGCTGATAATGCAAAGATACACATCTTTCTGCATTTATGGACACTTATGCGTATGTATTTGGGTTGCTCGCGTGGAACGAGGTATCTTTTGAGATAGACTTTATGTAGAGAGAGGTCTGCGAGGAGATCGCGGAggcagggaggagagacggaagcgactGAGAGGAAACTGTCGCAGGAAAGCACTTACAGCATTTCCTTGTA is drawn from Neospora caninum Liverpool complete genome, chromosome X and contains these coding sequences:
- a CDS encoding Cullin-associated NEDD8-dissociated protein 1,related, producing the protein MAASDVTALVLDSRVDLDAAAQDQIVRALLRQLEDSSVDVQGNAAKCLSKFTSRLTEENVASVLTQLVRSALDSNNPVRDIYAACLKGAIGELPQAAASVFAISVLPELTRSLASAARQPRGVEEEALELLSEALRRFRDRKGIWSRAGSDLLLALLEILRSPMFPASVKKKAATALGPFAVVLPAVSRQSLFRRLLAEVSSSAASLRFSAQAIGHVVRHLDAASLAPYVDEMTALFFSLITKNVPPCEEREKKENDADARKGTEPGAVPPGFDAAAYSSDAQHELVELCLGALEAFLLRCPEKMTPYLDLLDNLLHRLLTYFPNCYYTEDADTAIDAEEACFEDDALGYERDFDFNDDDEDDDTSWRVRKGAMKVLKTEVQAFPERQDVYYGKFLPVLLRAVNGRDETPEEALETVDEMLRATLRSRAFGLNPAPFSPASPAGEKRESPEEELSGEREGRDGRRALKRMKVTGKPLDRALPSIVSAVARRLAGSKATTRLASLRLLHDALFAAPGSAPRCLASCAPLLVACLTDAANGSAVRLAALHVVAASLLSGLDSRDSSGFPPSRVAPFSRERGSVRGGRHFGVLVSTSLASVASLLGDATGARNAGFPAAREGSEVVLQSTKAGLVALLEHLVDPRLASQISPQFCAETPEGDGAEGADARLLRGASEKPKARRSTHGMLGGFSHPHSLRGEGGKTQAAETNGDSGDEVEEEWVAPRDGWAAKIDFLLETLPEVLKLTQEGLFEITAQALLVTGYAIAFLRVASDAGAEGSGDARIAAVLPGVVVQALAALRDSLRRTDIDQEVKQASLISFGFVVAAGGGFPEARTHLGAAWPLFTARLKNEVTRQKGLEALEVVLLSRFRVDLSPFANELVSVLGAFLSFQQPRGGRQTCLEILSALALLYDSHLSREVLTAMISELALQLTPTDLPFAEGFLLLLRNSLRMQPALTARLVCERVLPCVLLLLRSPLVQGPALTASLHCVFVSLSHFDGFDKERFFQELGDSRAALAAATEAEKTHLTRADPRSGLHAPSLTAFASLSPAALTVVSALAQCRAVVVAAAGDSQFTQLKVEQELEVKRRARARKRGKRARRGIAQERDAKKRDRGKRTRLCWVGEKGWQRRGRRAKEKALLGSATVQEPIASLL